GTTTACCCAATCTTCAAAAGGCAAATCTTTCATCCACCAATGTTCCAAACCACAATGATTTGCAACTTGATCCATGATTAATTTCATGTCTTTTTCGCGTAATTTATCCGCTAAATTTTTATAATCTTCTAACGTTCCAAAACGTGGATCTACTTGATAGTAATCTGTAATTGCATAGCCATGATAAGAACCTTTTGGCATATCATTTATTAAAACTGGAGTTGGCCAAACTGCTGTAAAACCTAAGTCTGCAATGTAATCTATGTGGTTTGTAATTCCTTGTAAATCTCCTCCATGACGTTTGTAACCATCTGTTCTGTCAATCGTAGTTTCTTTTAAATTTTGGTTGATGTCATTCGTTTCATCTGCATTTGCAAAACGATCTGGAGTAATTAAATAAATTGCATCAGCACTATCAAAACCTTTGTAATCTTCAGCAGGTTTTTGTCTTTCTTTAAGTTCGTAAGTATGTGTTTTTTTAGTGTCATCATTAAAAGTAAAAATGATGTCGAATTTGCCAGGTTTTGTAGATTTATCAATCTTTAAATCGATAAAAAGATAATTTTCGCTTTTTGCTTTGTGAACTTTTTCGATGGAAACTCCATCATAAGAAATTGATGGTGTTGAGTTGCCAATATTGACTTCTTTTACTAATAATTGTAGTGAAGTATCTTTAAAATTTACCCACCAATTTGTAGGTTCTACTCGTTCTAATGAAGTATTTGAAATAGAAACATCAGCAATAGGTGATTTTACCTCTTCATTTTTACATGAAAAAATAAAGATGAAAGTTAGTAAGAAAAGTTGCTTTAAATATTTCAAAATGTAAATTTTATAGAAACCTCAAAAGAATTATCACTAAATAAAATTCAGCATAAAACTTTTGAGGTTTTGTTACTATATTGCTGTTAAGCAGTTTGTAAGTTATTTGGCGAAATTGTAGTCATTTCTCCATTTACTAAAATTTTCACTTCATTTTTGCCTTCCAACTCAAAATGAGTTCCTTTTTTAGAAACTTTTACAGTAATTACTTGGTTTCTAAAATTGACTTTAAACGAATAAGAATCCCATTGATTTGGTATTTTTGGCGAAAAAGAAAGTGTGTTATTTTGCACTCTCATACCTCCAAAACCTTCTACAATACTCATCCAAGTTCCAGCCATAGAAGTGATATGTAGACCTTCTTCAACTTCGTGATTGTAATCATCTAAATCCAAACGTGAAGTACGTAAATAGAACTCATAAGCTTGATCCATTCTGTTTAACTTTGCTGCTTGAATACTGTGTACACAAGGAGAAAGCGAACTTTCATGCACTGTAAATGGTTCATAAAAATCGAAATGACGTTCTAATTCTTCCGTAGAAAAATCATTTTCGAACATATAAAAACCTTGCAAAGTATCTGCTTGCTTTATGTATGGTGAACGTAAAATTCTATCCCAACTCCATTTTTGGTTGATAGGTCTTTGGCTTTTATCTAAGTCTGCAACTGTAATTAATTCCTTATCAAGGAAACCATCTTGTTGTAAAAATACATCGTGCTTTTCTGAATAAGGAAAATACATATTATCAGCAACTTTTTTCCAAGAAGCTAACTCATCATCTGTAAAGTTTACTTTTTCTTTAATTCTGATATAATCAGAAATATGATCCACTTTTACAGTTTCAATATTTTCTAAAGCATAATTAATACACCATTTTGCAATGTAATTTGTGTACCAGTTATTGTTGATGTTATTTTCATATTCATTAGGACCAGTTACTCCTAACATTACATATTTATTTTTATCGGTAGAGAAATTTACTCTTTGATGCCAAAAACGTGCAATTCCGATTAAAACTTCCAACCCTTTTTCTGGAATGTAAGAATAATCGTCTGTAAATCTGAAATAGTTAAAAATTGCAAAAGCAATGGCACCATTTCTGTGGATTTCTTCAAAAGTGATTTCCCATTCATTATGGCATTCCTCACCATTCATGGTAACCATTGGATATAATGCTGCTCCGTTTTTAAAACCGAGTTTGGCTGCATTTTCAATCGCTTTTTCTAAATGATTGTATCTGTATTCCAACAAAGTTCTTGCAACTTTTTGGTCTTTGGTTGCCATATAAAAAGGAATACAATACGCTTCAGTATCCCAATATGTACTTCCTCCATATTTTTCGCCAGTAAAACCTTTTGGGCCAATATTTAAAGAAATATCAGTTCCTAAATAGGTTTGATTTAGTTGAAAAATGTTAAAACGAATTCCTTGTTGCGCTTTTACATCACCATCAATTGTAATGTCTGACATTTTCCAGATTTCTGCCCAAGAATTTATTT
The DNA window shown above is from Polaribacter sp. Hel_I_88 and carries:
- a CDS encoding glycoside hydrolase family 65 protein, with translation MNQDYIIPNEWSILEEGFDPKMVKSSESLFSIGNGAMGQRANFEEKYSGETFQGSYIAGVYYPDKTRVGWWKNGYPEYFAKVLNAPSWIGINVKINEEELDLHTCKSVSKFKRELNMKEGWLARSFEAVLPNDIKIKVDTKRFLSLELDEVGAIEYNVTPLNSDCKITFLPYLDAGITNEDTNWDDQFWDVLEVTQNKQQSFIQARTMKTHFYTCTFMQSRLFVNKEEIEFDCENSNVDKTTICAYKQEIKKNETYTIHKFGGYVVDRNHKKDALIEAAKDILDKAVSFGFEAMLETQINSWAEIWKMSDITIDGDVKAQQGIRFNIFQLNQTYLGTDISLNIGPKGFTGEKYGGSTYWDTEAYCIPFYMATKDQKVARTLLEYRYNHLEKAIENAAKLGFKNGAALYPMVTMNGEECHNEWEITFEEIHRNGAIAFAIFNYFRFTDDYSYIPEKGLEVLIGIARFWHQRVNFSTDKNKYVMLGVTGPNEYENNINNNWYTNYIAKWCINYALENIETVKVDHISDYIRIKEKVNFTDDELASWKKVADNMYFPYSEKHDVFLQQDGFLDKELITVADLDKSQRPINQKWSWDRILRSPYIKQADTLQGFYMFENDFSTEELERHFDFYEPFTVHESSLSPCVHSIQAAKLNRMDQAYEFYLRTSRLDLDDYNHEVEEGLHITSMAGTWMSIVEGFGGMRVQNNTLSFSPKIPNQWDSYSFKVNFRNQVITVKVSKKGTHFELEGKNEVKILVNGEMTTISPNNLQTA